The following proteins are encoded in a genomic region of Trichocoleus sp. FACHB-46:
- the hpsU gene encoding hormogonium polysaccharide biosynthesis acetyltransferase HpsU, whose protein sequence is MTSTPNPGLEPQFNDAIANPPAETSQPTAQEPEAWMDLRRYDQSRFDRGRPGWYVLIWWLVQAIAFPLTPHPANGLRRSLLKLFGAEVGVGVVIRPTARFTYPWKVAIGDYSWIGDDVVFYSLDRIQVGQHSVISQKSYLCTGSHNFQDTAFGLVTAPITIGNGAWVATDCFIAPGVQVGANAVVGARSSVFSSLPEGQVCWGTPCRPHYPRQMTC, encoded by the coding sequence GTTCAACGACGCGATCGCCAATCCTCCAGCCGAAACCAGTCAGCCGACCGCGCAAGAACCTGAAGCCTGGATGGATCTGCGGCGCTACGACCAATCTAGGTTCGATCGCGGTCGTCCGGGCTGGTACGTGCTGATCTGGTGGTTGGTGCAGGCGATCGCCTTTCCGCTCACGCCTCACCCAGCCAATGGGTTACGCCGGAGTTTGCTCAAGCTGTTTGGGGCAGAGGTTGGGGTAGGAGTGGTGATTCGTCCCACCGCTCGGTTTACTTACCCTTGGAAGGTCGCGATCGGGGACTATAGCTGGATTGGGGATGATGTGGTTTTTTACAGCCTCGATCGCATTCAAGTCGGTCAGCACTCTGTCATTTCGCAGAAGTCGTATCTTTGCACTGGTAGCCACAACTTTCAAGACACGGCCTTTGGGCTAGTGACGGCCCCGATTACAATTGGCAACGGTGCTTGGGTCGCTACCGACTGTTTTATCGCCCCTGGGGTACAAGTGGGAGCTAATGCTGTGGTGGGTGCGCGCAGTAGTGTCTTTAGTAGCTTACCTGAGGGTCAGGTTTGCTGGGGTACGCCTTGTCGGCCTCATTACCCCAGACAAATGACCTGTTAA